A window of Bacteroidota bacterium contains these coding sequences:
- a CDS encoding T9SS type A sorting domain-containing protein, protein MKNILLPLLFTTIGGLVNGQTIQWTFNSGPDGWVLTNSLSGTVGSGVYDITITGADPFMHSPNNVNINASAMGQVKIRLQNITPDTQYQLFWITNADNTWNQSKSVLFPVNANDITQTDYIVTLLGNTQWSGTIKQLRLDLGNANTSGNVKIDEIDVLPLEFGLDNGILHLRLDLSRGGSISYISKSSDSRSIVNIADEGRYVQQSYYAGIPLNRQAEGQNPAWSPWTWNPIQVGDSYLNRAQILNYQQNTDTLYVKCTPMLWDMNNMPAEAEMEQWTILDSNAVKVKNRLTCHRTDTIYGEGIFNNQELPAVYPISALKNLYSYFGTAPFTNAPLDNPPVVNLSSGFWGVYMNDTVTENWMAFVNDTLWGMGVYKPLNPNFLAGMAGSPGYEATDGSTSYIAPVKLEALMKNSVYEYTYYLVIGTLGEIRTKIYAINADSVSTDAAQPAMDKETISVNPNPTRGVFNVQMSKFENVQMKIYNVYGECVHQHICTSAHQQIDLSEAPKGIYFIRINDSENVITKKLIIE, encoded by the coding sequence ATGAAAAACATTTTACTGCCATTACTATTTACAACCATAGGTGGATTAGTAAATGGTCAAACCATTCAATGGACTTTTAATTCAGGTCCCGATGGATGGGTATTAACAAATTCCCTCAGCGGCACAGTGGGCAGCGGTGTGTATGACATCACCATAACAGGTGCCGATCCGTTTATGCATTCACCTAATAATGTAAACATTAACGCTTCTGCGATGGGGCAGGTAAAGATTCGTCTTCAGAATATCACTCCCGATACTCAGTATCAGTTGTTCTGGATAACCAATGCCGATAACACCTGGAATCAGAGTAAATCAGTTTTGTTTCCTGTAAATGCAAACGACATCACGCAAACAGATTATATTGTCACTTTGCTTGGCAACACACAATGGTCAGGCACTATCAAACAGTTGCGCTTAGACCTTGGCAACGCCAACACCAGCGGAAATGTGAAGATAGATGAGATAGATGTTCTGCCCCTTGAGTTCGGGTTGGACAATGGCATTTTGCACCTGCGGCTCGACCTCTCGCGCGGAGGATCCATTTCTTATATTTCAAAATCATCTGACTCACGCAGCATTGTAAACATTGCTGACGAAGGCCGTTATGTACAGCAATCATATTATGCCGGCATACCGCTAAACCGCCAGGCAGAAGGGCAAAATCCTGCCTGGTCGCCATGGACATGGAATCCCATTCAGGTGGGCGATTCCTATTTGAACAGGGCGCAGATACTCAACTATCAGCAGAACACAGATACACTTTATGTGAAATGCACTCCCATGCTTTGGGATATGAATAACATGCCTGCCGAAGCGGAAATGGAGCAGTGGACGATACTCGACAGCAACGCTGTTAAAGTAAAAAACAGGTTGACCTGCCATCGCACCGATACTATTTATGGCGAAGGCATCTTCAATAATCAGGAACTGCCCGCAGTGTATCCCATTTCGGCATTAAAGAATTTGTATTCTTATTTCGGCACAGCGCCTTTCACCAATGCCCCTTTGGATAATCCACCTGTTGTAAATCTTTCAAGTGGTTTCTGGGGAGTGTATATGAACGACACCGTAACAGAAAACTGGATGGCTTTTGTGAATGATACTTTATGGGGAATGGGAGTTTACAAACCCCTTAATCCAAATTTCCTGGCGGGAATGGCAGGCAGTCCCGGATACGAAGCAACCGATGGCTCCACTTCTTACATTGCACCGGTTAAATTAGAAGCGCTGATGAAAAATTCTGTGTATGAATATACCTATTACCTTGTGATAGGAACATTGGGTGAAATACGCACAAAGATTTACGCTATCAATGCCGATTCAGTTTCTACCGATGCAGCGCAACCGGCAATGGATAAAGAAACCATATCTGTCAATCCCAACCCAACAAGAGGAGTGTTTAATGTGCAGATGAGTAAATTTGAAAATGTGCAGATGAAAATCTATAATGTGTATGGTGAATGTGTTCATCAGCATATCTGCACATCCGCACATCAGCAGATTGATTTAAGCGAAGCGCCCAAGGGAATCTATTTTATCCGAATCAATGACAGCGAAAACGTTATAACCAAAAAGTTGATAATTGAATGA